One genomic segment of Acomys russatus chromosome 6, mAcoRus1.1, whole genome shotgun sequence includes these proteins:
- the C1ql2 gene encoding complement C1q-like protein 2 — translation MALGLLIAVPLLLQAAPPGAAHYEMLGTCRMICDPYSVAPAGGPAGAKAPPPGPSTAALEVMQDLSANPPPPFIQGPKGDPGRPGKPGPRGPPGEPGPPGPRGPPGEKGDSGRPGLPGLQLTTSAAGGVGVVGGGAGGGGDTEGEVTSALSAAFSGPKIAFYVGLKSPHEGYEVLKFDDVVTNLGNHYDPGTGKFSCQVRGIYFFTYHILMRGGDGTSMWADLCKNGQVRASAIAQDADQNYDYASNSVVLHLDSGDEVYVKLDGGKAHGGNNNKYSTFSGFLLYPD, via the exons ATGGCACTGGGGCTGCTGATCGCGGTGCCTCTGCTGCTGCAGGCGGCGCCCCCCGGAGCGGCTCACTATGAAATGCTGGGCACCTGCCGCATGATCTGTGACCCGTACAGCGTCGCTCCCGCAGGGGGACCCGCAGGCGCCAAGGCTCCACCTCCGGGACCCAGCACCGCTGCCCTGGAAGTTATGCAGGACCTCAGCGCCAACCCCCCGCCTCCGTTTATCCAGGGACCAAAGGGTGATCCGGGGCGACCAGGCAAGCCGGGGCCTCGGGGTCCTCCTGGAGAGCCAGGGCcgcctgggcccaggggtcccccgGGAGAGAAGGGAGACTCGGGGAGGCCAGGGCTACCCGGACTACAGTTGACAACTAGTGCGGCCGGTGGCGTTGGAGTGGTGGGTGGTGGAGCCGGGGGCGGTGGCGACACGGAGGGAGAAGTGACCAGTGCGCTGAGCGCCGCCTTCAGCGGTCCCAAGATTGCCTTCTACGTGGGACTCAAGAGCCCCCACGAAGGCTACGAAGTGCTCAAGTTCGACGATGTGGTCACCAATCTTGGCAATCACTACGACCCCGGCACGGGCAAGTTCAGCTGCCAGGTGCGCGGCATCTACTTCTTCACCTACCACATCCTCATGCGTGGCGGCGACGGAACCAGCATgtgggcggatctctgtaagAACGGGCAG GTGCGAGCCAGCGCCATAGCCCAGGACGCGGACCAGAATTACGATTACGCCAGCAACAGCGTGGTGCTGCACCTGGATTCGGGCGACGAAGTCTATGTGAAGCTGGATGGCGGGAAGGCTCATGGGGGCAACAACAACAAGTACAGCACGTTCTCGGGCTTTCTCTTGTACCCGGATTAG